From a region of the Roseivirga sp. 4D4 genome:
- a CDS encoding avidin/streptavidin family protein, whose product METTQNVGLVGSWKNSYGSLMKISSQSESGFISGTYSSTTGASGTYALVGYAPVGISGNYPVSISIYWRSLDGGQSNPTWNWVSQMSGQVLTDSTSGTTEIELLHGMVASTPYSAVGVPEPGVYTETLVFTPYDSSENRKESTALIESNDSLAGNWVNKNSAAQLQSLQLTVDQFSVTGLLQSTSSTNNLAGLYDYTATQDMLLSVSLTALLDNESSVSLGGFLNQSLNELTLLTYKSHGTTYGNKYASVNVVGTDVFNQV is encoded by the coding sequence ATGGAAACAACACAAAATGTTGGGCTCGTAGGAAGCTGGAAAAACTCCTACGGCTCACTCATGAAAATCAGTTCCCAGAGTGAATCTGGATTTATTTCAGGAACCTATTCATCAACCACTGGCGCCTCAGGTACTTACGCTTTGGTTGGTTATGCCCCTGTAGGCATATCAGGAAATTATCCAGTCTCAATCAGCATCTACTGGCGAAGTCTCGATGGAGGACAAAGCAACCCCACATGGAATTGGGTGAGTCAAATGTCTGGACAGGTTTTGACAGACAGCACTTCAGGTACTACTGAAATAGAACTTCTGCACGGCATGGTTGCATCTACTCCTTACTCAGCAGTCGGAGTACCAGAGCCAGGCGTTTATACAGAAACACTGGTTTTCACTCCTTACGATAGTTCAGAAAACCGAAAAGAAAGTACCGCTTTAATCGAGTCGAACGACAGTCTTGCCGGTAATTGGGTAAACAAGAATTCGGCAGCGCAATTACAATCTTTGCAACTAACCGTGGATCAATTCAGTGTCACAGGTCTTCTTCAATCAACAAGTTCCACCAACAACCTGGCTGGTCTTTATGACTATACCGCCACACAGGATATGTTGTTGTCTGTATCATTAACGGCCCTATTAGACAATGAGAGCTCAGTTTCTCTGGGCGGCTTTTTGAATCAATCTCTCAATGAATTGACATTGCTCACCTACAAGTCACATGGCACGACATACGGAAATAAATATGCCTCAGTGAATGTAGTAGGAACCGATGTCTTTAATCAAGTTTAG
- a CDS encoding ATP-binding protein, which produces MIRHTQERESELKYLSTAFEGCLNGKHSLAFIKGEPGSGKSFVAHKFLSGLETRDDVIMGTGICNAKSGFGNPYLPFKEAMNDLIHSLSEKEALDPKKELANKGVRFAFKALLDNAPDLIDLFVPAGGLINKLGKYALEESGLKEKIDTWRTKTDQEPPVLNDAEISTQYVSFLKQLSSNYKVVIFIDDLQWADEASINLLFHISRHLETFPVFFLGTYRTSYEEVEKNGERHALAPVLNELKTIHGDISLDLNFENEEEKLQFLSSIIDREPNKLDDSFRKEFIKISNGNPLFVTELFKAMQESGKLYQNEAGEWEVSDNLVWDEMPVKVEAVVEERVERLETSMRSLLSQASAQGREFLLQVISQIEEINERELVRNFTRELAQKHQLVNELRPKRRNGKILSPFNFTNGLVQQYLYNDLGFSERMFLHDDIVKALETIYENEIDSVASLLAHHCEMADQPEKAVDYYELSAKHALRMSAFREASISYEKALTQNALLPDGEEKKHKRLKLLIQQSVALKQIDGWANKRVIDLYIEAKDLGIELNNVTETAPVLFGLWVVHLIHLELDDSLNDARELVELSEKNNDEGLLIKGSLSMCNTYYWLGDVENTKKYYDQALNIYDPEKHADLTFDFGQDPRSLAYQFKIMTLWLKGEESEALAELEKSYELMKALDHPFSFAILICTASWLAFHLEDIEMIRKFNTELREVSEKYEFTFYLGMAKMFEGYLLMTEGDYQGADQLIDEGYQKDFLASGGRLFNSVYVLIKGEVALNSEQYEEALVLVDEGLQVSNETGEKVYYSELLRLKALLLDRTGDNRNALSLLDEAEAFANEKGLTVLLGRVIKTRDQLSKT; this is translated from the coding sequence ATGATTAGACACACACAAGAAAGAGAAAGTGAGCTTAAATACCTGTCTACAGCTTTTGAGGGCTGTTTGAATGGTAAACATAGCTTGGCTTTTATTAAGGGAGAACCAGGTTCTGGTAAGTCTTTCGTAGCACACAAATTTTTATCGGGTCTTGAAACCAGAGATGATGTAATCATGGGGACGGGCATATGTAATGCTAAAAGTGGCTTCGGTAATCCCTACCTTCCTTTTAAGGAGGCAATGAACGATCTCATTCACTCCCTTTCAGAGAAAGAGGCCTTAGATCCCAAAAAGGAGTTAGCAAATAAAGGAGTACGATTCGCATTCAAGGCACTACTCGACAATGCCCCTGACCTTATTGATCTTTTTGTTCCCGCAGGAGGGCTAATCAATAAACTTGGGAAGTATGCATTGGAAGAATCAGGCTTAAAAGAAAAAATTGACACTTGGAGAACCAAAACAGATCAAGAGCCTCCTGTACTAAATGATGCCGAAATTTCCACACAGTATGTGAGCTTCCTCAAGCAGCTATCCAGCAATTACAAGGTCGTGATCTTTATCGATGATCTTCAATGGGCGGACGAAGCTTCTATCAACCTTCTTTTTCATATTAGTCGTCATCTTGAGACGTTTCCCGTGTTTTTTCTGGGTACCTACCGAACCAGCTATGAAGAGGTGGAGAAGAATGGAGAAAGGCATGCGTTAGCACCGGTTCTAAATGAATTGAAAACGATTCATGGAGATATATCTCTTGATTTGAACTTTGAAAACGAGGAGGAAAAGTTGCAATTCCTTTCATCTATCATAGATCGAGAACCGAATAAGCTTGATGATTCTTTCAGAAAGGAGTTTATAAAGATTAGTAATGGGAATCCCCTTTTTGTTACAGAGCTGTTTAAGGCTATGCAAGAAAGTGGTAAGCTTTATCAAAATGAGGCAGGCGAATGGGAAGTTTCAGATAATCTTGTTTGGGATGAAATGCCAGTGAAAGTAGAAGCCGTGGTAGAGGAAAGAGTAGAACGACTCGAGACATCTATGAGATCGTTACTCTCACAAGCCAGTGCTCAGGGCCGTGAGTTTCTGCTACAGGTGATTTCCCAAATTGAAGAAATCAATGAACGAGAGCTGGTTCGGAATTTCACGCGTGAGTTGGCACAAAAACACCAGTTAGTGAATGAGTTGAGACCGAAACGAAGAAATGGCAAGATTTTAAGTCCATTCAATTTTACCAATGGCCTTGTTCAACAATACCTCTATAACGATTTGGGTTTTAGTGAAAGGATGTTTCTTCATGATGACATTGTCAAGGCACTTGAGACCATTTATGAAAATGAAATCGATTCTGTGGCTTCATTGTTGGCACACCATTGTGAAATGGCCGATCAACCTGAGAAAGCCGTTGATTATTATGAACTGAGCGCAAAACATGCGCTCCGGATGAGTGCCTTTAGAGAAGCATCGATTTCATATGAGAAAGCACTCACACAAAATGCACTTCTGCCCGATGGGGAAGAAAAAAAGCATAAGAGACTCAAACTGCTCATCCAGCAAAGTGTGGCCTTGAAGCAGATAGATGGATGGGCAAATAAGAGGGTAATCGATCTATATATTGAGGCCAAGGATTTAGGAATAGAGCTAAATAATGTAACGGAAACGGCACCTGTTCTTTTTGGACTTTGGGTAGTGCACCTGATCCATCTCGAGTTGGACGATTCATTGAATGATGCTCGGGAACTTGTCGAATTGTCTGAGAAAAATAATGATGAGGGACTCTTGATCAAAGGTAGCTTGTCGATGTGTAATACCTATTACTGGTTGGGAGATGTTGAAAACACAAAGAAGTATTATGATCAGGCCTTAAACATTTACGACCCTGAGAAACATGCTGACCTGACTTTTGATTTTGGACAAGATCCAAGGTCACTTGCCTATCAGTTTAAGATCATGACCCTTTGGCTTAAAGGTGAAGAGTCTGAGGCATTGGCAGAATTGGAAAAGAGCTATGAGCTGATGAAGGCTTTGGACCACCCATTTTCTTTTGCAATTCTAATTTGCACTGCTTCTTGGTTGGCGTTTCATCTTGAGGACATTGAGATGATTAGGAAGTTCAATACCGAGTTAAGAGAAGTGAGTGAGAAGTATGAATTCACTTTTTACCTAGGTATGGCTAAGATGTTCGAAGGGTACTTATTAATGACTGAAGGAGACTATCAAGGTGCTGATCAGTTAATCGATGAGGGGTACCAAAAGGATTTTCTAGCCAGTGGAGGGCGACTTTTCAACTCAGTCTATGTTTTGATAAAGGGAGAAGTTGCATTGAATAGTGAACAATATGAAGAGGCCCTGGTCTTGGTAGATGAAGGGCTTCAAGTATCGAATGAAACGGGCGAGAAAGTGTACTATTCAGAGTTGCTTAGGCTTAAGGCATTGCTGCTTGATAGAACGGGAGACAACCGTAACGCCCTAAGCCTATTGGACGAAGCAGAAGCATTTGCAAATGAGAAAGGGTTGACCGTATTGCTTGGTAGAGTAATCAAGACGAGAGATCAGTTGTCAAAGACTTGA
- a CDS encoding L-serine ammonia-lyase, iron-sulfur-dependent, subunit alpha, whose amino-acid sequence MSAASIFNDVLGPVMRGPSSSHSAAACRIGLLIRDLMQHDISSLSVDYDPNGSLVTTHKSQGTDMGLYGGLMGWQADDPRMVDYESHLSNSGITVHVNYLSYGATHPNQYRINVTNEDFTHSITAISTGGGMMEITEIDGVQLSICGDYYELLVYPNGDVGTLDLPELSHEVEVTRNGVFIHLRSSHSFPNELIEALSSKEKVLKAVVLNPVLPVHSRQNLVVPFNTCSKMMEIGLRENLSIWELAIKYEAARGGISEPDILQKMTHIQGIMRKGIETGLKGKEFDDRILPVQSVGFRHKMLDKQLLDAGMLNRVILYTTAMMEVKSSMEVFVAAPTAGSCGALPGAILGVADHMNASEDLVNKALMAAGIIGLFIAEHATFAAEVAGCQAETGAGGAMAAAGLVVLMNGTLEQATSAASLALQNSLGIICDPIGNRVEAPCLGKNVMAASNALSCANMALANYKHLIPFDEVVRSMKEVGDMMAHELTCTGLGGLAATPTGQAIKNKLEQKAIYC is encoded by the coding sequence ATGTCTGCAGCCAGTATTTTCAATGATGTATTAGGACCGGTAATGAGAGGTCCTTCAAGTTCTCATAGTGCTGCTGCATGTAGAATCGGCCTATTGATTCGGGATTTAATGCAGCATGATATCTCAAGCCTCTCTGTAGATTATGACCCAAATGGTTCTCTAGTTACTACCCACAAAAGTCAAGGTACCGATATGGGCCTTTATGGCGGATTGATGGGATGGCAGGCTGACGACCCGAGAATGGTGGATTACGAGTCTCACCTATCAAATTCAGGTATAACAGTGCACGTCAATTACCTGAGCTATGGAGCTACTCACCCAAACCAATATCGCATTAATGTAACTAATGAAGATTTTACGCATAGCATTACAGCCATAAGTACCGGTGGTGGTATGATGGAAATCACAGAAATCGATGGTGTGCAATTGTCAATATGCGGAGACTATTACGAGCTATTAGTGTATCCAAATGGGGATGTTGGAACATTAGACTTGCCCGAATTAAGCCATGAGGTCGAGGTCACCCGAAACGGAGTCTTTATCCACTTAAGAAGTAGCCACTCATTTCCCAATGAGCTTATCGAAGCATTATCCTCCAAAGAGAAAGTTCTCAAAGCTGTTGTACTGAATCCAGTTTTGCCTGTCCATTCGAGACAAAACCTTGTAGTCCCTTTCAACACCTGCTCAAAAATGATGGAGATTGGCTTACGAGAAAACCTCTCAATATGGGAGTTAGCCATTAAATATGAAGCAGCCAGAGGCGGTATCTCTGAACCGGACATCCTCCAAAAGATGACTCATATTCAGGGCATCATGAGAAAAGGCATAGAGACCGGGCTAAAAGGAAAAGAATTTGACGATAGAATACTGCCTGTTCAATCAGTTGGCTTTCGCCACAAGATGCTTGACAAGCAATTGCTCGATGCAGGCATGTTGAACAGAGTCATTTTGTACACCACAGCCATGATGGAGGTAAAGAGCAGCATGGAAGTTTTCGTGGCAGCCCCTACCGCTGGATCTTGTGGAGCTTTACCCGGAGCAATATTGGGAGTTGCGGACCATATGAATGCCAGTGAAGATTTAGTCAACAAAGCCCTTATGGCTGCAGGCATCATTGGTCTATTCATTGCGGAACACGCCACATTTGCCGCGGAGGTGGCTGGTTGTCAAGCTGAAACTGGTGCTGGTGGAGCCATGGCAGCCGCTGGTCTTGTGGTATTAATGAACGGAACCTTAGAACAAGCAACCTCAGCAGCTTCTCTGGCATTACAGAATTCATTAGGTATTATTTGCGACCCTATTGGAAACCGTGTAGAAGCACCTTGTCTTGGGAAGAATGTAATGGCTGCTTCGAATGCACTCAGCTGCGCCAATATGGCCTTAGCTAACTACAAACATCTGATTCCATTTGATGAAGTGGTGCGAAGTATGAAGGAAGTGGGTGATATGATGGCCCATGAGCTCACCTGCACAGGGCTTGGAGGACTTGCCGCCACTCCGACCGGACAAGCGATCAAAAATAAACTGGAACAAAAAGCGATCTATTGTTAG
- a CDS encoding aconitate hydratase, whose amino-acid sequence MAFDIDMIKAVYERMPARVEAARNLVGRPLTLSEKILYSHLWDGTPSEVFERGKSYVDFAPDRVAMQDATAQMALLQFMQAGKDKVAVPSTAHCDHLILAKQGAEQDLRNSLTASGEVFNFLESVSNKYGIGFWKPGAGIIHQVVLENYAFPGGMMIGTDSHTVNAGGLGMVAIGVGGADAVDVMAGMAWELKFPKLIGVKLTGKMNGWTSAKDVILKVAGILTVKGGTGAIVEYFGPGAKSLSATGKGTICNMGAEIGATTSTFGYDDSMERYLRATDRSDVADLANTVRPHLTGDDEVYANPEQYFDQVIEIDLSTLEPHVNGPFTPDRATPVSQMRAEAEANGWPTEVEWGLIGSCTNSSYEDLSRASSIAKQAVDKGLKTKADFGINPGSEQVRFTAERDGLLEIFEDLDATIFTNACGPCIGQWERAGNNERVNTIVHSFNRNFSKRADGNPNTHAFVTSPEMVAAIAISGDLGFNPITDTLTNEKGEQVKLDPPVGDELPDRGFDVQDNGYQAPAADGSGVEVVVKPDSKRLQLLAPFAPWDGENITGAKLLIKAFGKCTTDHISMAGPWLRFRGHLDNISDNCLIGAVNAYNQDTNKVKNQITGEYGPVPATARQYKAEGIPSIVVGDHNYGEGSSREHAAMEPRFLGVKAVLVKSFARIHETNLKKQGMLGLTFANEADYDKIQEDDTINFLDLVDFAPGKPLTLEFVHADGSKDIILANHTYNEAQIGWFKAGSALNLIKEQAAS is encoded by the coding sequence ATGGCGTTTGATATTGACATGATTAAGGCTGTATATGAAAGAATGCCCGCCCGGGTTGAAGCAGCCAGAAACTTAGTCGGAAGACCACTTACCTTATCAGAAAAAATCCTTTACTCCCACTTATGGGATGGTACTCCTTCGGAAGTATTCGAAAGAGGAAAGTCTTATGTAGACTTCGCCCCTGACAGAGTGGCTATGCAGGATGCAACCGCTCAAATGGCGCTGTTGCAGTTTATGCAAGCAGGAAAAGACAAAGTAGCAGTTCCTTCTACTGCGCACTGCGATCACTTGATTTTGGCCAAACAAGGTGCAGAACAGGATCTAAGAAATTCATTGACCGCTTCGGGCGAAGTGTTCAACTTCCTCGAATCAGTTTCAAATAAGTATGGTATCGGTTTCTGGAAACCAGGAGCAGGTATCATTCACCAAGTAGTGCTTGAAAACTATGCCTTCCCTGGCGGAATGATGATTGGTACTGATTCTCACACGGTGAATGCCGGTGGTCTGGGAATGGTAGCGATCGGTGTTGGTGGTGCCGATGCTGTGGATGTCATGGCAGGCATGGCATGGGAACTGAAATTCCCTAAACTGATCGGTGTGAAGCTAACTGGTAAAATGAATGGCTGGACTTCGGCCAAAGACGTTATTCTTAAGGTGGCAGGCATACTCACTGTAAAAGGTGGTACAGGCGCTATCGTTGAATATTTCGGCCCAGGGGCCAAATCATTGTCAGCTACAGGAAAAGGTACTATTTGTAACATGGGAGCTGAAATTGGAGCAACGACTTCAACCTTTGGCTATGACGATTCAATGGAGCGTTACTTAAGAGCGACAGATCGTTCGGATGTTGCTGATCTTGCGAACACAGTAAGACCTCACCTAACGGGAGATGATGAAGTATATGCCAACCCAGAGCAATACTTTGATCAAGTGATTGAAATTGACTTGAGTACTTTGGAGCCACATGTAAATGGACCATTTACCCCAGATAGAGCTACTCCAGTTTCTCAAATGAGAGCTGAAGCGGAAGCTAATGGATGGCCTACCGAAGTAGAGTGGGGATTAATCGGCTCTTGTACCAATTCATCATACGAAGATCTTTCAAGAGCCTCCTCTATTGCCAAACAGGCGGTAGATAAAGGATTGAAAACAAAAGCCGACTTCGGTATCAACCCGGGTTCTGAGCAAGTAAGGTTCACTGCTGAAAGAGATGGCCTACTTGAGATATTTGAAGATCTAGATGCCACCATTTTCACCAATGCCTGTGGACCATGTATCGGTCAGTGGGAACGAGCTGGGAATAATGAAAGAGTAAACACCATTGTTCACTCATTCAATAGAAACTTCTCTAAAAGGGCAGACGGCAATCCGAATACTCATGCTTTTGTTACCTCTCCTGAAATGGTAGCAGCAATTGCTATCTCTGGGGACCTAGGCTTCAACCCTATCACAGATACGCTAACCAACGAGAAAGGCGAACAAGTAAAACTTGACCCACCTGTTGGTGATGAATTACCAGACAGAGGTTTTGATGTTCAGGACAACGGTTATCAGGCTCCTGCAGCAGATGGTTCCGGTGTTGAGGTGGTTGTAAAACCAGACTCAAAGCGTTTGCAGCTCCTTGCTCCTTTTGCTCCATGGGATGGAGAAAATATTACAGGTGCTAAGCTTTTGATCAAAGCATTTGGTAAGTGTACTACGGACCACATTTCTATGGCAGGTCCATGGTTAAGATTCCGAGGTCACTTGGACAATATCTCTGATAACTGTTTGATTGGTGCCGTGAATGCCTACAATCAGGATACCAACAAGGTGAAAAACCAAATCACTGGAGAGTACGGTCCTGTACCGGCAACAGCTCGCCAGTATAAGGCAGAGGGTATTCCTTCTATAGTCGTGGGTGACCACAACTACGGTGAAGGTTCTTCTCGTGAGCACGCTGCTATGGAGCCAAGATTCTTAGGTGTGAAAGCGGTACTGGTGAAGTCATTCGCTCGTATTCACGAAACCAACTTGAAAAAGCAAGGAATGCTAGGTTTAACCTTTGCAAACGAAGCTGATTATGACAAAATCCAGGAAGATGATACCATCAACTTCCTAGACTTAGTTGACTTCGCTCCTGGTAAGCCTCTGACATTAGAGTTTGTGCATGCCGATGGTAGCAAAGACATCATCTTGGCGAACCATACCTATAACGAAGCACAGATTGGCTGGTTTAAAGCAGGTTCTGCCTTGAACCTAATCAAGGAACAAGCCGCGAGCTAA
- a CDS encoding short-chain fatty acid transporter encodes MRENSLYLKFVRNVLPSPFSIAVLLTLITFILALIFTQRPENAGSAYPLIVLEYWETGFWELLQFTMQMALILILGHTLALTPFFNRIISIFTKYCNNTASAALWVSLLTIAVSFVNWGLCLVFGAIFARKVAEKAKANGWKLNYPLIGAAGYSGMMCWHGGFSGSAPLTVAGSDHFLVNQIGQIGIEQTLLSSMNLTTSLLLLITIPSVFYILGKRNEGNELNHVSLDSQKTDNTTSPTHSLTRAERIDHSMLAAIVLGGIICVIALRKIITTPTGAGLDFINLNFINFFLFGLAILLHGSFAKFLSAIQEAIGGAAGIIIQFPLYAGIMGIMKYSGLAAGVSYAFVDISNEVTLPIYTFLSGGLVNIFVPSGGGQWAVQGPIVIEAAQALNVPVPKVVMALAYGDQLTNMLQPFWALPLLGITKLKAKDILPYSGIALLVGLIIFITTLLIF; translated from the coding sequence ATGCGAGAAAACAGCCTGTACTTAAAGTTTGTTCGAAATGTACTCCCCTCTCCCTTCTCGATTGCGGTTTTACTTACCCTCATCACTTTCATCCTGGCGCTGATCTTCACCCAAAGACCAGAGAATGCCGGGTCTGCCTACCCATTGATCGTTCTGGAATATTGGGAAACAGGCTTTTGGGAATTGCTCCAGTTTACCATGCAGATGGCTCTGATTTTAATCTTGGGTCACACTTTAGCATTGACTCCCTTCTTTAACCGAATCATATCCATTTTCACTAAATATTGTAACAACACTGCTTCCGCAGCTTTATGGGTAAGTCTATTGACCATAGCTGTCAGCTTTGTCAACTGGGGGCTCTGTCTGGTCTTTGGGGCAATCTTTGCCAGAAAAGTAGCCGAGAAAGCCAAAGCTAATGGGTGGAAACTCAACTACCCACTAATAGGTGCTGCCGGCTATAGTGGTATGATGTGCTGGCATGGTGGTTTTTCTGGCTCGGCACCTTTGACGGTAGCTGGGTCTGATCACTTTTTGGTCAATCAGATTGGACAAATAGGAATTGAACAAACGCTGCTCTCCTCCATGAATCTTACCACTAGCTTGTTATTGTTGATTACTATACCCAGTGTTTTCTACATACTAGGGAAACGCAATGAAGGCAATGAACTCAATCACGTGAGTTTAGACAGTCAAAAAACAGATAACACAACAAGTCCTACCCATTCACTGACAAGAGCTGAACGGATTGATCATTCTATGCTAGCTGCGATCGTCTTAGGTGGAATCATTTGTGTAATTGCATTACGGAAGATTATTACCACACCAACAGGTGCTGGGCTAGACTTTATCAATCTCAACTTTATCAACTTCTTTCTTTTTGGCTTGGCCATTTTACTTCATGGTTCATTTGCTAAGTTTCTTTCCGCTATCCAAGAAGCCATCGGTGGAGCAGCAGGTATTATTATTCAATTCCCGCTCTACGCTGGCATTATGGGTATTATGAAATACTCAGGTCTTGCCGCTGGCGTCTCTTATGCCTTTGTTGACATTTCCAATGAAGTGACCCTACCCATCTACACATTTCTAAGTGGTGGTTTGGTCAATATCTTCGTTCCAAGTGGTGGTGGGCAATGGGCCGTACAAGGCCCCATTGTCATCGAAGCAGCACAAGCACTCAACGTTCCCGTCCCCAAAGTTGTGATGGCATTGGCCTATGGCGACCAATTGACCAACATGCTTCAGCCGTTTTGGGCACTTCCCCTTTTGGGTATTACTAAGCTGAAAGCCAAGGACATATTACCTTATAGTGGTATAGCCCTATTGGTGGGATTGATTATATTTATCACAACACTATTAATTTTTTAG
- a CDS encoding DUF4440 domain-containing protein, with protein MKTLSLVLVLLFTSFQSNTLIQDNDRTEALDRYWKALAKTAKEGDFEGMRSLYHDDAVLVKEDTTIAISEAFKYRWKKEILEVRDGKRANTLEFRFSKRVGNHITAYEEGIYHYTSVETSTGKSLGDSYIHFETLLVKVNDQWLTLMEYQKTEASEGEWAALK; from the coding sequence ATGAAAACCCTTAGTCTAGTTTTAGTATTGCTCTTTACCTCATTTCAGTCAAATACTCTCATTCAAGACAATGACCGAACTGAAGCACTAGATCGCTATTGGAAGGCGTTGGCCAAAACGGCCAAAGAAGGGGATTTTGAAGGGATGAGATCTCTATATCATGATGATGCAGTCTTGGTGAAAGAAGATACTACCATCGCCATTTCAGAAGCTTTTAAGTATCGTTGGAAAAAGGAAATCCTAGAAGTAAGGGATGGAAAAAGGGCCAATACACTCGAATTCCGCTTCTCCAAACGCGTAGGCAATCATATCACGGCCTACGAAGAAGGGATCTACCATTACACCTCGGTAGAAACTTCAACTGGTAAAAGTCTGGGAGATAGTTATATCCATTTTGAAACACTCCTCGTCAAAGTGAATGACCAATGGCTCACACTCATGGAATACCAGAAAACTGAAGCAAGTGAAGGGGAATGGGCCGCACTTAAGTAG
- a CDS encoding pepsin-like aspartic protease — MRNLYTLSGLCCFIFLCIGCTSTKNNETQEDYGIIKISYQKGPYQNNGASPWYAELAMGTPPQPLKFGMDTGNNADWVTTVQCNTPACTQPGRHRFDMYESTSFQWISQNPDTLSFGPWGQMLVNTGSDYIDVNGVPVKSKTSTYLSLNYDGSKFEELNWDGGIGFPSQDEDANTDFFLEQMLNQGLIDPDNILVSFYTNPTTGQGEIMIGGYDESLVISESKLTFPFVPYELSGGALEYLWTAPIDNFTVGNTPVAIDKTFCFDTGSSEFKGDTTIMNNSLTAIQAYYNQYEVYPEVKMSMGQNNDGETGLLVIGPDQYRTEIEAGEGQGTIVTAFTPLEIQDMILVGSVLLDYVYPVFKYEAEGSPGDYQVKPVETWLFNKVDGPIIIQN, encoded by the coding sequence ATGAGAAATTTATATACCCTAAGCGGCTTATGCTGCTTTATATTCTTATGTATTGGTTGCACTTCAACAAAGAACAATGAAACCCAGGAAGACTATGGAATCATTAAAATATCTTACCAGAAGGGACCATATCAAAACAATGGTGCCTCACCATGGTATGCAGAACTTGCTATGGGCACTCCACCTCAACCTTTAAAATTTGGGATGGACACGGGAAATAATGCGGACTGGGTGACCACTGTTCAGTGTAACACACCTGCTTGTACACAACCTGGAAGACATAGATTTGATATGTATGAAAGCACAAGTTTCCAGTGGATCTCTCAAAATCCAGATACATTGAGTTTTGGTCCTTGGGGACAAATGCTCGTTAACACCGGGAGTGATTACATTGATGTCAATGGAGTTCCTGTAAAATCCAAGACAAGCACATATTTGTCTCTCAATTATGACGGTTCAAAGTTTGAAGAGTTGAATTGGGATGGCGGAATTGGCTTCCCCTCTCAAGATGAAGATGCAAATACCGACTTCTTTCTCGAGCAAATGCTCAACCAAGGCTTGATAGATCCTGATAATATTTTAGTGAGCTTCTATACCAACCCGACCACAGGCCAAGGTGAAATAATGATTGGGGGGTATGATGAATCACTAGTCATTTCCGAAAGCAAGCTGACTTTTCCTTTTGTACCCTATGAGCTAAGTGGAGGAGCACTAGAGTATCTATGGACTGCTCCCATTGATAATTTCACTGTAGGAAATACACCGGTCGCCATTGATAAAACCTTCTGCTTTGATACGGGATCCTCAGAATTCAAAGGAGACACAACAATTATGAACAATTCACTCACCGCCATCCAAGCGTACTACAATCAATATGAAGTCTACCCAGAGGTAAAAATGTCTATGGGACAAAATAATGACGGTGAAACCGGTTTACTAGTGATAGGTCCCGATCAATATAGAACAGAGATAGAGGCTGGTGAAGGGCAAGGAACTATTGTGACGGCATTCACACCACTAGAAATTCAAGACATGATTTTGGTTGGCTCTGTACTGTTAGATTATGTATATCCCGTTTTTAAATACGAAGCGGAAGGCTCTCCAGGAGATTACCAGGTCAAACCTGTTGAAACCTGGCTTTTCAATAAAGTTGATGGGCCGATCATAATTCAGAACTAA